The sequence CCGAAACGAATCGTAGCGTTGATACAGTTGCCAAAAATCTTCGGCTTTTAGGCTTAAACAGATCGATTCTTCTGAGGCAATCGCGGTTTCACAGGGGGTTCCTCGCACCAAGCCCACCCAACCAATCATTTGTCCGGGGGAAGCCAATTCCAAGGTAATGGGCATCTGATTTTGGGATTGATATCCAAGAAGCCGCACCTGTCCTTCGTAAACAATTTGGATTTCTGTGGGCATCCGTTCTCGTAAGGCGAGGGCTTGGCCCATTTTATAGCGTAGGGGTTGTAGCTTTTGCGAAAGAGCTTCCCGGGCTTCCTGCGGCAGTTGGTTGAAGGGAAATTCATTGCTGAGAAAAGAAACAAAATCAGTTCGTGTAAAACTCATGAAGCTACCTCGGAGGTTTCCGAATTTAAAGGTTCAATCGTGGTAATTTTTTTGACTTCCTCTTCCAGCCATTGACTAAAGAGTTCATGCAAAAGTTTTTGACGTGTCGCCTCATTCAACTGTGCAGAAATGAGCTTTTCTAAACGGACAATAATATGCCATTCGCCAATCTGAACCGGCGGCCACAGTTGTCCAACCTCACTTTGAACTAAGATTTTGGCTAGCTTTTCATGGGGAGTTGTGATGGGCACCGGACCAATAATTCCTCGAGTTTGTGCTTCTGGCCCTTGGGAATAAGTTTGAGCCAATTCTTCAAAGCTGGCTTCCTGATTTTGGAGACGAAAATAAAGTTCGGTAGCCGTATTATTGTCCTTCGTCCGTAGCAGGGAATACACCACTTGGTCAAGATCGCGTTTACGCTGAAGAAAATAGGATTCAATTTTAGGGCCCCAGGTCTCTTGTTTAAATTTTCTAATCTTATAATTGCGCACGGCAATTTTTTCTAGATCAGCG is a genomic window of Cyanobacteria bacterium GSL.Bin1 containing:
- a CDS encoding peptidylprolyl isomerase: MTEVIKVNQTRILPEHLLSHLKKYQMLPQFLRELVIDHAIAPIECSAEEVETAKQEYWQQNRFTDSNRLQAWLDQTRLQPADLEKIAVRNYKIRKFKQETWGPKIESYFLQRKRDLDQVVYSLLRTKDNNTATELYFRLQNQEASFEELAQTYSQGPEAQTRGIIGPVPITTPHEKLAKILVQSEVGQLWPPVQIGEWHIIVRLEKLISAQLNEATRQKLLHELFSQWLEEEVKKITTIEPLNSETSEVAS